One Planctomycetia bacterium genomic region harbors:
- a CDS encoding ParB/RepB/Spo0J family partition protein: MSAQSQLSVPLSRLLPSKRNPRRVKPDREAHRRLVALINAHGLLQPLVVRPCEGKPKDYLVIAGNRRLGALREIYRNNGDPKIPCVLRNVDDDTADALSLGENFGREPMHPLDEAEAFAKLASQDGKGAEVIASEFGVTDRYVRQRMKLSTLAAPIKNAYRDGEIDTGTAEAFAAVPSDRQLAVWKELDGRPRHAEHVKNVIAHEWIDAGLAQFDRSLIPESAITQDLFAERVLVERQAFLDAQANALLTEKQALTEDGWSEVIVSKRQDVQDRLYAMDPLPKEFDSATTKKLAKLDADQKKLDKVAETIDDGDEVRIERIQSRYDALDEKARQIEAAAPVCYSEPTKARATVFLLMDPDGRVHREYRLPRRKSQPSGRSNGDAADDNGAAESAKPPTSDDVSDRQRSTTFTHQALCVREAVLKNAAVRKRLLALMLHDKVRSEAIAIRHDVNGTNLHADNGEEFKSPAHDRVKAVRAKLDPLIGNQHVNDVEAFESLGKLSDKKLDGLIDVLLVGLLVAHPQRATPLIAYLAAELNVNVRDDWTPDAAWLGSYQKIQLAHLCTEFAGTMAAPPANRKKSELVKQLSQLFVDARNGEIGDKALADSVNTWLPANFRPDATNQ; the protein is encoded by the coding sequence ATGAGTGCTCAATCGCAACTGTCCGTTCCGTTGTCCCGTCTTTTGCCAAGCAAGCGTAACCCGCGCCGGGTCAAACCCGATCGCGAAGCCCATCGCCGACTTGTGGCATTGATCAACGCACATGGATTGCTCCAGCCGTTGGTTGTCCGACCCTGCGAAGGCAAGCCCAAAGACTATCTGGTCATCGCCGGCAACCGGCGATTAGGGGCGTTGCGGGAAATTTATCGCAACAACGGCGACCCGAAGATTCCCTGCGTGCTGCGCAACGTGGATGACGATACCGCCGACGCGCTGTCCCTGGGTGAGAATTTCGGCCGCGAGCCGATGCACCCGCTGGATGAAGCCGAGGCGTTCGCCAAGCTGGCCAGCCAGGATGGTAAAGGTGCCGAAGTGATTGCATCCGAGTTCGGTGTCACCGACCGTTATGTCCGCCAGCGCATGAAGCTTTCGACGCTGGCGGCGCCGATCAAGAATGCGTACCGCGACGGTGAGATCGACACCGGCACCGCCGAGGCGTTCGCTGCGGTGCCTTCAGATCGTCAACTTGCCGTGTGGAAGGAACTCGACGGCCGTCCGCGGCACGCCGAGCATGTGAAGAACGTCATCGCCCACGAGTGGATCGATGCCGGGCTTGCTCAGTTCGACCGAAGTCTCATCCCCGAATCTGCCATCACCCAGGACCTGTTCGCCGAGCGCGTGCTCGTCGAACGTCAGGCGTTTCTGGATGCCCAAGCCAACGCACTGCTGACCGAGAAGCAGGCGTTGACCGAGGACGGTTGGTCGGAGGTCATCGTCTCTAAGCGTCAGGATGTTCAGGATCGGTTGTACGCGATGGATCCGCTGCCGAAGGAATTCGACAGCGCGACCACGAAGAAGCTGGCGAAGCTCGACGCGGATCAGAAGAAGCTCGATAAAGTCGCCGAAACGATCGACGATGGTGATGAAGTTCGCATCGAGCGGATACAGTCGCGTTACGACGCCTTGGATGAAAAGGCCCGGCAGATCGAGGCGGCGGCACCTGTCTGTTATTCCGAACCGACCAAAGCGCGGGCGACGGTGTTTCTGCTGATGGACCCGGACGGCCGGGTGCATCGGGAGTACCGTCTTCCCCGGCGCAAGTCACAGCCGTCGGGTCGTTCCAACGGTGATGCCGCCGACGACAATGGCGCCGCGGAATCCGCCAAGCCACCGACGTCGGACGATGTCAGCGATCGCCAACGATCGACGACGTTCACCCATCAGGCTTTGTGCGTTCGTGAAGCAGTCTTGAAGAACGCCGCGGTGCGAAAGCGACTGCTCGCCCTCATGCTCCACGACAAGGTGCGCAGCGAAGCCATCGCGATCCGCCACGATGTGAACGGCACGAACCTGCACGCCGACAACGGCGAGGAGTTTAAGAGTCCGGCGCACGATCGAGTCAAGGCGGTTCGTGCCAAGCTCGATCCACTCATCGGCAACCAGCATGTTAATGACGTTGAGGCGTTCGAGTCGTTGGGAAAACTCTCCGACAAGAAGCTCGACGGATTGATTGATGTATTGCTCGTCGGATTGCTTGTTGCTCATCCGCAGCGAGCCACTCCGTTGATTGCTTATCTGGCTGCTGAACTAAACGTCAACGTCCGCGACGACTGGACGCCCGATGCCGCGTGGCTGGGCAGCTACCAGAAGATCCAGCTCGCCCACTTATGCACAGAATTTGCCGGAACGATGGCTGCCCCGCCAGCAAATCGCAAGAAGAGCGAGCTGGTCAAGCAGCTCAGCCAGTTGTTTGTCGACGCCCGCAACGGCGAGATCGGCGACAAGGCGTTGGCCGACAGTGTCAACACCTGGCTGCCGGCGAATTTTCGACCCGATGCCACCAACCAGTGA
- a CDS encoding type II toxin-antitoxin system HicB family antitoxin yields MKTYAYTILIHPAELDGGGFWVEVPALPGCITQGETVEVCVERAHEAIACYIEGLLKDGEPVPLEPQPTIQPTTSLRISVPVATP; encoded by the coding sequence ATGAAGACGTACGCGTACACAATTCTCATTCACCCCGCCGAACTTGATGGAGGTGGTTTTTGGGTCGAAGTTCCAGCGCTTCCCGGCTGCATCACGCAGGGCGAAACGGTCGAAGTCTGTGTTGAGCGCGCGCACGAGGCAATCGCGTGCTACATCGAAGGCTTGCTCAAAGACGGCGAACCGGTCCCGCTTGAGCCGCAGCCTACGATCCAGCCAACAACCTCGCTCCGCATTAGCGTGCCTGTTGCAACTCCATGA